A stretch of the Corynebacterium maris DSM 45190 genome encodes the following:
- a CDS encoding penicillin-binding transpeptidase domain-containing protein — protein MNKSIRWSALFALVLTLILLINITIVQAFREEEYAQNALNPRGLYEMQQTHRGQINAGGQVLAASQADENGIYDRSYPTMPVEFGPILGYLSDQYGTAGLEASFNGVLTGTDSTVAGARLWDSLTGAEQRGANLELTVDPNLQQVTYNQLAQNGYEGAAVAMRPSTGEVLSLASTPSYDPNPLTESATASQAWESLNNDPGQPLINTATQETLPPGSIFKVITTAAGLQAGYTPDSQLTGAAEITLPDTVTTLTNYAGQTCGGSPTVSLTTAFSLSCNTAFVEMSTDIGAEGLRSTAEAFGVGETYDLGLQMSPGGMGEMPDAAAVAQSSIGQRDVTMSALQAAVMAATVANDGRRMEPYLVETITEPDLTVLRENEPREITQAVTPEEAATLEGLMFASERATSGYDGNGYASKTGTAEHGDGSVGPHVWYVAYDPAKDVAVAVVVKNGGGYGASATGGQLAAPIGRTMLATAPAAGEGGA, from the coding sequence ATGAACAAGTCCATTCGCTGGAGCGCGTTGTTCGCGCTCGTGTTGACGCTGATTCTGCTGATCAACATCACGATCGTGCAGGCTTTCCGGGAAGAGGAGTACGCCCAGAACGCCTTGAATCCGCGCGGTCTCTACGAGATGCAGCAGACGCACCGCGGGCAGATCAACGCCGGCGGGCAGGTGCTCGCGGCGTCGCAGGCCGATGAGAACGGCATTTACGACCGTTCTTATCCGACGATGCCGGTGGAGTTTGGCCCCATCCTGGGTTATCTCTCCGACCAGTACGGCACCGCCGGCCTGGAGGCCAGCTTCAACGGGGTGCTCACCGGCACGGATTCCACCGTCGCCGGAGCCCGGTTGTGGGATTCGCTGACGGGTGCAGAGCAGCGCGGCGCCAACCTGGAGCTGACGGTCGACCCGAATCTGCAGCAGGTGACGTACAACCAGCTGGCGCAGAACGGTTATGAGGGCGCGGCGGTGGCGATGCGCCCGTCGACGGGTGAGGTGTTGTCGCTGGCGTCGACGCCGTCGTACGACCCGAACCCGTTGACGGAGTCCGCCACCGCCAGTCAGGCGTGGGAGTCGCTGAACAACGATCCGGGGCAGCCGTTGATCAACACGGCGACCCAGGAGACGTTGCCACCGGGGTCGATCTTCAAGGTCATCACCACCGCCGCGGGTCTGCAGGCCGGGTACACCCCGGATTCGCAGCTGACCGGCGCCGCGGAGATCACGCTGCCGGACACCGTCACCACGCTGACCAACTACGCGGGCCAGACCTGCGGCGGTTCGCCGACGGTATCGTTGACCACCGCCTTCTCCTTGTCGTGCAACACCGCGTTCGTGGAGATGAGCACGGACATCGGCGCGGAGGGCCTGCGGTCGACGGCCGAGGCTTTCGGCGTGGGCGAGACCTACGACCTGGGGCTGCAGATGTCGCCCGGCGGCATGGGCGAGATGCCCGACGCCGCCGCCGTGGCGCAGTCTTCCATCGGCCAGCGCGACGTGACCATGTCCGCGCTACAGGCCGCGGTGATGGCGGCGACCGTCGCCAACGACGGCCGCCGCATGGAGCCCTACCTGGTGGAGACGATCACCGAGCCCGACCTGACGGTGCTGCGGGAAAACGAGCCCCGGGAGATCACCCAGGCCGTCACCCCGGAGGAGGCCGCCACGCTGGAGGGGTTGATGTTCGCCTCGGAGCGGGCCACCTCCGGTTATGACGGCAACGGCTACGCCTCCAAGACGGGCACCGCCGAACACGGCGACGGCAGCGTGGGCCCGCACGTCTGGTACGTGGCCTATGACCCCGCCAAGGACGTGGCGGTGGCCGTGGTGGTCAAGAACGGCGGCGGTTACGGCGCCAGCGCCACCGGCGGGCAGCTCGCCGCCCCCATCGGGCGCACGATGTTGGCCACCGCCCCGGCCGCCGGCGAGGGAGGTGCCTAG
- a CDS encoding FtsW/RodA/SpoVE family cell cycle protein has protein sequence MSRLLSRRTELGLLVLATVVLALMLVSLELSQGNALTTDMLWLIGGFIAVFAIAHFVICFAAPHADQIMLPIAAVLNAIGLVMIYRLDLASGGALASRQVLWTLVGVVLMVAVLFILSDHRTLTRYSYLLGLAGIILLALPLVWPQPPGAEARIWIWVGPLSVQPGEFSKILLLLFFAQLLTQKRALFTVAGYRFLGITFPRLRDLAPILAVWFIVIMIMAVSNDFGPALLLFITVLGMLYMATGRVSWLVIGLVLIAVGGTAVYAVSGKIQERVTNFLDPIGNYDTTGYQLSQALFGMSWGGLTGTGLGEGHPETVPVAHSDFILAAIGEELGLIGLAAVLVLFAVLVARGFRAALTVRDSYGKLVAAGLSLTIAVQVFVVTGGVTALMPMTGLTTPFMSAGGSALMANYVLLGLLLVISNSARRPKEQDAAEAAQRQLSAGDPASPGTAMIPVADPKARGSRR, from the coding sequence ATGAGCCGACTTCTTTCCCGACGCACGGAACTGGGCCTGCTCGTTCTGGCCACCGTCGTGCTGGCGCTGATGCTGGTCTCGCTCGAACTTTCCCAGGGCAACGCCCTGACCACCGACATGCTGTGGCTGATCGGCGGCTTCATCGCCGTCTTCGCGATCGCCCACTTCGTGATCTGCTTCGCGGCGCCGCACGCCGATCAAATCATGTTGCCCATCGCCGCGGTGCTCAACGCCATCGGCCTGGTGATGATCTATCGGCTGGACCTGGCCTCCGGCGGCGCGCTCGCCTCCCGGCAGGTGCTGTGGACCCTGGTGGGCGTGGTGCTCATGGTCGCGGTGCTGTTCATTCTCTCCGACCACCGCACCCTGACCAGGTACTCCTACCTGCTGGGCCTGGCCGGCATCATCCTGCTCGCCCTGCCGCTGGTGTGGCCGCAGCCGCCCGGCGCGGAGGCGCGCATCTGGATTTGGGTGGGCCCGCTGTCGGTGCAGCCGGGCGAGTTCTCCAAGATTTTGCTGCTGTTGTTCTTCGCGCAGCTGCTCACGCAGAAGCGCGCGCTGTTCACGGTGGCGGGCTACCGCTTTTTGGGCATCACTTTTCCCCGGCTGCGTGACTTGGCGCCGATTCTGGCGGTGTGGTTCATCGTCATCATGATCATGGCGGTGTCCAATGACTTCGGCCCGGCGCTGCTGCTGTTCATCACGGTGCTGGGCATGTTGTACATGGCCACGGGCCGAGTGTCCTGGCTGGTGATCGGTCTGGTGCTCATCGCGGTGGGCGGCACTGCGGTGTATGCGGTCTCGGGCAAGATTCAGGAGCGAGTGACCAACTTCCTGGACCCGATCGGCAATTACGACACGACCGGCTATCAGCTCAGTCAGGCGTTGTTCGGCATGAGTTGGGGCGGGTTGACCGGCACCGGACTGGGCGAGGGTCATCCGGAGACCGTGCCGGTGGCGCATTCGGACTTCATTTTGGCCGCGATCGGCGAGGAGCTGGGCCTGATCGGTCTGGCTGCGGTGCTGGTGCTGTTCGCGGTGCTGGTGGCCCGTGGTTTCCGGGCGGCGCTGACGGTGCGCGACTCCTACGGCAAGCTCGTGGCCGCCGGGTTGTCGTTGACGATCGCCGTGCAGGTGTTCGTGGTCACCGGCGGGGTGACGGCGCTGATGCCGATGACGGGTCTGACGACTCCGTTCATGTCCGCCGGCGGTTCGGCCCTGATGGCGAACTACGTGTTGTTGGGGCTGTTGCTGGTGATTTCGAATTCGGCCCGCCGGCCGAAGGAGCAGGACGCGGCGGAGGCCGCGCAGCGGCAGCTGTCGGCGGGTGATCCGGCCAGCCCGGGCACCGCCATGATTCCGGTCGCCGATCCGAAGGCACGGGGGTCGCGCCGATGA
- a CDS encoding PP2C family protein-serine/threonine phosphatase, producing the protein MSLILNYAVSSDRGLVRQDNEDSAYAGPHILVLADGMGGHAAGEIASQIMVNHMIKLDRDPQDNDLLALLGGYSDDANREIAQTVRTQPETEGMGTTLTSLLFNGTHFGLIHVGDSRGYRLRDGKLEQITVDDTFVQSLVEKGKLDPGDVSSHPQKALILKAYTGTPVEPSLRILDAKPGDRLLLCSDGLSDPVTASTIEEALRQGTPEIATQRLVELALRSGGPDNVTVVVADVLEDTEIDEKTRAQVPKTPVTAGALNGPVEVSHPDTAAGRAAALSRPAASAQPNKSVSVPPPAVEKFDEDEPGDDAEEGPRKGRWIGVIVALLVILGLIGGGWWLYSRMDDNYFLAAEEVDGEERFVIEQGVNFSVFGRDLHEPVQGACLNAGDDLRVLDLADLPAAGDDDCAAFGPQDLPESARAGLDALDGGSYEQVTQQLRNLAQQALPVCITVEPEDPDAETQTEAGAGDLAQPGVNCREV; encoded by the coding sequence GTGAGCCTGATCCTGAATTACGCGGTCTCCTCGGATCGCGGGTTGGTGCGCCAGGACAACGAGGACTCCGCCTACGCGGGCCCGCACATCCTGGTCCTGGCGGACGGCATGGGCGGGCATGCGGCCGGCGAAATCGCCAGCCAGATCATGGTCAACCACATGATCAAGCTCGACCGCGACCCGCAGGACAACGATCTTCTGGCGCTGTTGGGCGGATACTCGGACGACGCGAACCGCGAGATCGCCCAGACGGTGCGCACCCAGCCGGAGACGGAGGGCATGGGCACCACCCTGACGTCGCTGCTGTTCAACGGCACGCACTTCGGTTTGATCCATGTCGGCGACTCCCGCGGCTACCGTCTGCGGGACGGGAAGCTCGAGCAGATCACCGTGGACGACACGTTCGTGCAGTCGCTGGTGGAAAAGGGCAAGCTTGATCCGGGCGACGTGTCGTCTCACCCGCAGAAGGCGCTGATCCTCAAGGCTTATACCGGCACGCCGGTGGAGCCCTCGCTGCGCATCCTGGACGCCAAGCCGGGCGACCGGCTGCTGCTGTGCTCCGACGGTTTGTCTGATCCGGTGACGGCGTCGACGATCGAGGAGGCGCTGCGCCAGGGCACCCCGGAGATCGCCACGCAGCGGCTCGTGGAGCTGGCGCTGCGTTCCGGTGGTCCGGACAACGTCACCGTCGTCGTCGCCGACGTCTTGGAGGACACGGAGATCGACGAGAAGACGCGCGCCCAGGTGCCGAAGACGCCGGTCACCGCCGGCGCCCTCAACGGCCCCGTCGAGGTCTCGCACCCGGACACGGCCGCCGGCCGGGCCGCCGCGCTGTCGCGGCCCGCGGCCAGCGCCCAGCCGAATAAATCGGTGTCCGTCCCGCCGCCGGCCGTCGAGAAGTTCGACGAAGACGAGCCCGGCGACGACGCCGAGGAGGGCCCCAGGAAGGGGCGCTGGATCGGAGTGATCGTCGCGCTGCTGGTGATCCTGGGATTGATCGGCGGCGGTTGGTGGTTGTACTCACGCATGGACGACAACTATTTTCTCGCCGCGGAAGAAGTCGACGGCGAGGAACGCTTCGTCATCGAACAAGGCGTGAACTTCTCCGTCTTCGGACGCGACCTCCACGAACCCGTGCAGGGGGCGTGCCTGAACGCAGGCGACGACCTCCGGGTCCTCGACCTGGCGGACCTTCCCGCGGCGGGGGACGACGACTGCGCCGCCTTCGGCCCGCAGGATCTGCCGGAATCGGCGCGCGCCGGCTTGGACGCCCTCGACGGCGGCAGCTACGAACAGGTGACGCAACAGCTGCGTAACCTCGCGCAACAGGCGTTGCCGGTGTGCATCACCGTGGAGCCGGAGGACCCCGACGCCGAGACACAAACCGAAGCCGGGGCGGGCGACCTCGCCCAGCCCGGCGTGAACTGCCGGGAGGTGTGA
- a CDS encoding FHA domain-containing protein FhaB/FipA, whose protein sequence is MDTVVLTAIRFGLLILLWVFILVALNAMRVDANKAAGQRRTSKKAGSTTRAAVSREKVGHLTVVEGPLQGSHMDISSLSEVVMGRSSDCHFVLGDDYASSRHARLFRRGSEWFVEDLESRNGTFVGGYRIDQPEQASTGADIKMGRTTVRLIP, encoded by the coding sequence ATGGATACGGTTGTGCTGACAGCCATTCGTTTCGGCCTGTTGATCCTGCTGTGGGTGTTCATTCTGGTCGCCCTCAACGCCATGCGCGTGGACGCGAATAAGGCGGCAGGTCAACGCCGGACGAGCAAGAAGGCGGGCAGCACGACCAGGGCCGCCGTCTCTCGTGAGAAAGTGGGCCACCTGACGGTGGTCGAGGGTCCCTTGCAGGGCTCGCACATGGATATTTCTTCCCTGTCCGAGGTCGTCATGGGCCGTAGTTCGGACTGCCACTTCGTACTCGGCGACGACTACGCGTCGTCGCGCCACGCCCGGTTGTTCCGCCGCGGCTCCGAATGGTTCGTCGAGGACCTGGAGTCGCGCAACGGCACCTTCGTCGGCGGCTACCGCATCGACCAGCCCGAGCAGGCGTCCACCGGCGCGGACATCAAGATGGGTCGAACGACAGTGAGGTTGATTCCGTGA
- a CDS encoding DUF3662 and FHA domain-containing protein: MSFMVQLAKFDSRLQRGLDNAFALVFGGRVVPAEIEELLKQQAMDNLTATDDDHLIAPNVYTVGVSSRDLENLSQDQGLPARFAEQMTRFTRNQGWELAGEPVVRIAEESGLRTGQLRVSSYISPDPELVSGFDAIETDPEPAASPRDSAAATSLEPEEAEVTEIFNREGSTSSQSATMTPVVSLLLQDGSSRTHHLQEGSTIIGRSNAADFRLPDTGVSRQHAEITWDGRDAVLVDLESTNGTTVNQTPIDNWLLGDGDVITIGHSNIEVRIYTPDNV, from the coding sequence ATGTCTTTTATGGTTCAGCTGGCCAAGTTCGACAGCCGTCTGCAACGCGGCCTCGACAACGCTTTCGCCCTCGTCTTCGGTGGGCGTGTCGTGCCCGCCGAGATTGAGGAGCTGCTCAAGCAGCAGGCCATGGACAACCTCACCGCCACCGACGACGATCACCTGATCGCCCCGAACGTGTACACGGTGGGCGTGTCCTCGAGAGATCTGGAAAACCTTTCCCAGGACCAGGGCCTACCGGCGCGTTTCGCCGAGCAGATGACCCGTTTCACCCGTAACCAAGGGTGGGAGCTCGCAGGTGAGCCAGTGGTACGCATCGCCGAGGAATCGGGCTTGCGTACAGGTCAGCTGCGGGTATCGTCCTACATCTCTCCCGACCCTGAGCTCGTCAGTGGCTTTGACGCCATCGAGACGGACCCTGAGCCGGCCGCTTCCCCACGGGATTCTGCGGCCGCAACTTCCCTAGAGCCTGAGGAGGCCGAAGTGACTGAGATCTTCAACCGCGAGGGATCAACCTCAAGCCAGAGCGCGACGATGACGCCGGTGGTGTCGTTGTTGCTGCAGGACGGCTCTTCGCGGACGCATCACCTGCAGGAGGGATCCACCATCATCGGCCGCAGCAACGCGGCGGATTTCCGCCTGCCGGACACGGGCGTGTCCCGTCAGCATGCGGAGATCACGTGGGACGGCCGCGACGCCGTCCTGGTCGATCTGGAGTCGACGAACGGCACGACCGTCAACCAGACCCCGATCGACAACTGGCTGCTCGGTGACGGCGACGTCATCACCATCGGCCATTCGAACATCGAGGTTCGCATTTACACTCCCGACAACGTTTAA
- a CDS encoding FAD-dependent monooxygenase, with product MQFHVSGYSTKDPLTLPAEGTGVDRPDDVPEQVDVLIVGAGPAGTIAAAQLSRFPGITTRLVERRGHRLELANADGVHSRTVETMATFGAAHQILAEAHEITDMAFWKPDPKNPSEIIRDNSTRELPQDISEFPQVLLTQVRLIDHLNRFMKNAPTRMEPDYGYEFNDLQISENSDAEDYPVTVQLTRTLESGETEDVTVRAKYVIGADGARSKVRKSLGYRLRGDQANHAWGVMDIYADTDFPDVRKKCTIKSETGRTILLIPREGGYLFRLYVDLGEVAEDSDKSVRDTPLEEVIKTANDILSPYTVTVKDVVWNSIYEVGHRLADHFDDRVSEKSSGEHPRVFIVGDACHTHSAKAGQGMNVSIQDGFNLGWKLGHVASGNSPRELLNTYSEEREEIARRLIEFDKEWSTLMAKPANQLGSATEVEEFYQSTAEFNAGYMTQYEPSMITTEATHQKLAGGYPIGRRFKSARVGRVCDLVELHLGHQATSDGRVRLYVFADSPAPGEDSAVKDWAGWAEGKLDPTLIDAKVIYQQPYTEFDMLDVPAAFKPRVGHLDLVDLENAFGVLEGENIFEQREISRDGAVVVVRPDQYVAGVFPLTDTEGLGDFLGGIFPNM from the coding sequence ATGCAGTTCCACGTTTCCGGTTACAGCACCAAAGATCCGCTCACCCTTCCCGCAGAAGGCACCGGCGTTGACCGGCCAGACGACGTCCCGGAGCAGGTCGACGTGCTCATCGTCGGCGCCGGCCCCGCCGGCACCATCGCCGCAGCGCAGCTGTCCCGCTTCCCCGGCATCACCACCCGCCTGGTGGAACGCCGCGGCCACCGCCTGGAACTAGCCAACGCCGACGGCGTGCACTCCCGCACCGTGGAGACGATGGCGACGTTCGGCGCCGCCCACCAGATCCTGGCCGAGGCGCACGAGATCACCGACATGGCGTTCTGGAAGCCGGACCCGAAGAATCCCAGCGAAATCATCCGCGACAACAGCACCCGCGAACTGCCCCAAGACATCAGCGAGTTCCCGCAGGTGCTACTGACCCAGGTGCGGCTCATCGACCACCTCAACCGGTTCATGAAGAACGCGCCCACCCGCATGGAACCCGACTACGGCTACGAGTTCAACGACCTGCAGATCTCCGAGAACTCCGACGCGGAAGACTACCCCGTCACCGTCCAACTGACCCGAACCCTGGAATCCGGAGAAACGGAAGACGTCACCGTCCGCGCCAAGTACGTCATCGGCGCCGACGGCGCGCGCAGCAAGGTGCGCAAGTCCCTGGGCTACCGCCTGCGCGGCGACCAGGCCAACCACGCCTGGGGCGTGATGGACATTTACGCCGACACGGACTTTCCCGACGTGCGCAAAAAGTGCACCATCAAATCCGAGACTGGACGCACCATCCTGCTGATCCCCCGCGAGGGCGGCTACCTGTTCCGTCTCTACGTCGACCTGGGCGAAGTCGCAGAAGACAGCGACAAGTCGGTGCGCGACACTCCGTTAGAGGAGGTCATCAAAACGGCCAACGACATCCTGAGCCCGTACACCGTGACGGTCAAAGACGTCGTGTGGAACTCGATCTACGAGGTCGGACACCGGCTGGCCGACCACTTCGACGACCGCGTCTCCGAGAAATCCTCCGGCGAACACCCCCGCGTGTTCATCGTCGGCGACGCCTGCCACACGCACAGCGCGAAGGCCGGCCAAGGCATGAACGTCTCCATCCAAGACGGCTTCAACCTCGGCTGGAAGTTGGGGCACGTGGCCAGCGGCAACAGTCCCCGTGAGCTGCTGAACACCTACAGCGAGGAACGCGAGGAGATCGCCCGCCGCCTCATCGAATTCGACAAAGAATGGTCCACGCTGATGGCCAAGCCCGCCAACCAGCTCGGCAGCGCCACCGAAGTCGAAGAGTTCTACCAGTCCACGGCAGAATTCAACGCAGGCTACATGACCCAGTACGAACCCTCGATGATCACCACCGAGGCCACCCACCAGAAGCTGGCCGGCGGCTACCCCATCGGACGACGCTTCAAGTCCGCCCGCGTGGGACGGGTCTGTGACCTCGTGGAGCTACACCTCGGGCACCAGGCCACGTCCGACGGCCGAGTGCGACTGTATGTCTTCGCCGACTCCCCCGCGCCGGGCGAGGACTCTGCGGTTAAGGACTGGGCCGGGTGGGCGGAAGGCAAACTCGACCCCACGCTCATCGACGCCAAGGTGATCTACCAGCAGCCCTACACCGAATTCGACATGCTGGACGTGCCGGCGGCCTTCAAGCCCCGGGTCGGGCACCTGGATCTGGTCGATCTGGAAAACGCTTTCGGAGTGTTGGAGGGCGAGAACATCTTCGAACAGCGCGAGATCTCCCGTGACGGCGCCGTGGTGGTCGTCCGCCCGGACCAGTACGTCGCCGGCGTCTTCCCACTGACCGACACCGAGGGCTTGGGCGACTTCCTGGGCGGGATTTTTCCGAACATGTAG
- a CDS encoding AraC family transcriptional regulator, with protein MSERPEQPDHEVPKLLRFTTQGIVPNDRVQMWEGHNARALLPLDIRTLNNRPMRAAETNLHLPSVRLASVYGSSQVVERSESFINDNPTGMIAIFFATEGDAFFFHRGGNISLRPGQAIVYDADLPFMRGFDDGFRELVLTIPKQRYREMVGKTGAELPAVFDFGPTAGPGEQALARLVSRTLQHIAAGETTHVTHTEPSAKPLHSVEDEALGLIRNVLGEPASHNKGLISAARHHIELNITDQDLSPADISAAVGISERQLSRIFAGAGTTISRYVLTKRLELTHRALAAPEQDTLTVGEIARRFGFASPSHFSRTFRAHFGMTPLQWRKEAQRQRLWD; from the coding sequence ATGTCTGAGCGCCCAGAACAGCCCGACCATGAGGTCCCGAAACTCCTGCGGTTCACCACCCAGGGCATCGTGCCCAACGACCGGGTCCAGATGTGGGAGGGCCACAACGCCCGGGCGTTGCTGCCCTTAGACATCCGGACGCTGAACAACCGGCCCATGCGGGCAGCGGAGACCAACCTGCACCTGCCCTCGGTGCGGCTGGCCAGCGTGTACGGCTCCTCGCAAGTGGTGGAGCGCTCGGAGAGCTTCATCAACGACAACCCCACCGGCATGATCGCCATTTTCTTTGCGACGGAAGGCGACGCCTTCTTCTTCCACCGCGGCGGCAACATCTCCCTGCGGCCCGGACAGGCGATCGTCTACGACGCCGACCTGCCGTTCATGCGCGGTTTCGATGACGGTTTCCGCGAGCTCGTGCTGACCATCCCGAAGCAGCGCTACCGGGAGATGGTGGGCAAGACCGGGGCGGAGCTTCCTGCCGTGTTTGATTTCGGCCCCACCGCAGGCCCAGGGGAACAAGCGTTGGCGCGGCTGGTCAGCCGCACGCTCCAGCACATCGCCGCCGGGGAGACCACACATGTCACCCACACCGAGCCCAGCGCGAAACCGCTGCACAGCGTCGAAGACGAAGCCCTGGGGCTGATCCGTAATGTGCTCGGCGAACCGGCCAGCCACAACAAGGGCCTGATCAGCGCGGCCCGGCACCACATCGAACTCAACATCACCGACCAGGACCTCAGCCCGGCGGATATTTCGGCGGCCGTCGGCATCAGCGAACGACAGCTCAGCCGCATCTTCGCCGGTGCCGGCACCACGATCAGCCGCTACGTGTTGACCAAGCGCCTGGAGCTCACCCACCGTGCCTTGGCCGCCCCGGAGCAGGACACGCTGACGGTCGGTGAAATCGCCCGGCGCTTCGGGTTTGCCTCACCGAGCCACTTCAGCCGGACTTTCCGCGCCCACTTCGGGATGACTCCGCTGCAGTGGCGGAAGGAAGCCCAGCGGCAGCGTCTGTGGGACTGA
- a CDS encoding LLM class flavin-dependent oxidoreductase, producing MHIPPKSGSAPFTLSVLDNALTSIGTTAQEGLQGVIDLAGLADRRGYHRFWLSEHHAMPAAATSSPQLMLSRLTAETKNIRLGAGGVMLPNHSSLMIAEQFGMLEALAPGRIDLGLGRAPGTDGATAAALRRHQSANDHFPQQVLELLGFLQADFPNGHRYQNVHAVPGPWQAQINRVPGSVSLPDVWVLGSSTYSASLAGQLGRPYAFALQFGDSDVDSAFQLYRESFRPSGIIDEPHTLVSVLATADHDAEEARRQTLSNSMAMLQMFQRKPFASFSPEEVENYPATPQERQVIDTYVNQTYHGTPAQVADRLEELQGRTGADEIMLVVSGHTRTALNTTVDLVADHYGMSAD from the coding sequence ATGCACATCCCCCCGAAGTCCGGCTCCGCCCCTTTCACCCTTTCGGTGCTGGACAACGCACTGACCAGCATCGGCACCACCGCCCAGGAGGGTCTGCAGGGAGTCATCGACCTGGCCGGACTGGCCGACCGCCGCGGCTACCACCGCTTCTGGCTGAGCGAACACCACGCCATGCCCGCCGCCGCGACCTCCTCCCCGCAGCTCATGCTTTCCCGCCTGACTGCGGAGACAAAGAACATCCGCCTTGGCGCGGGCGGAGTGATGCTGCCGAACCACTCCTCCCTGATGATCGCGGAGCAGTTCGGCATGCTGGAGGCCCTGGCCCCGGGGCGCATCGACTTGGGGCTCGGGCGCGCCCCGGGCACCGACGGCGCCACCGCCGCCGCACTGCGCCGGCACCAGAGCGCCAATGACCACTTCCCGCAGCAGGTGCTCGAATTGCTCGGCTTCCTGCAGGCCGACTTCCCCAATGGCCACCGCTACCAGAACGTCCACGCCGTCCCCGGGCCCTGGCAGGCGCAGATCAACCGCGTGCCCGGCTCAGTCAGCCTGCCCGATGTCTGGGTGCTGGGCTCGTCGACTTACTCTGCCAGCCTCGCCGGCCAGCTCGGCCGCCCTTATGCCTTCGCCCTGCAGTTCGGCGACTCGGACGTCGACAGCGCTTTCCAGCTGTACCGGGAGAGCTTCCGCCCGTCCGGAATCATCGACGAGCCGCACACCCTGGTCAGTGTGCTCGCGACGGCCGACCACGACGCGGAGGAGGCCCGCCGCCAGACGCTCTCTAACTCCATGGCGATGCTGCAGATGTTCCAGCGCAAACCCTTCGCCTCCTTTTCACCGGAAGAAGTGGAGAACTACCCGGCGACACCGCAGGAGCGTCAGGTCATCGACACCTATGTGAACCAGACCTACCACGGCACGCCCGCCCAGGTCGCCGACCGCCTGGAAGAACTACAGGGGCGCACCGGTGCCGATGAGATCATGCTCGTGGTCTCCGGCCATACCCGCACGGCCCTGAACACGACCGTGGATCTGGTGGCTGATCATTACGGCATGTCGGCCGACTAA